Within Lolium rigidum isolate FL_2022 chromosome 5, APGP_CSIRO_Lrig_0.1, whole genome shotgun sequence, the genomic segment ctacgaaaagcaactaaaactcgaaattagtgcagtttaaggctatggcaaaccctaaccctaattttttttatggctttttctggataggaaacactcacaactcaactatggggtggattgtggatggcttaccgaggaaaactagaaatctgataccaagatgataaggggtggcccgatcttctcagtaagcaacggtggtgatgatgatcacgggtgatggcagcggagaaacacgacgatgaagtggatgataacttgtatgacgcaacgagatctctcgattggtccctgtcgccaatgcaacagctctcaaccctgcaagatattcgcaactccacacacttgcgcacgtagccgccgaccacgaagcggtaagttgcaaccgtctaattcccaatggagcagcgagatcacacaagactttttcaggatctacacaatatcaagcaatatggtgtagggattcaatagttttgctagagcaaacaactaagaactagggtttatcttaaacgtggtctaaagcagctagggggcgtcctgggcacttatataggtgtccgggatgagttctggtcgaaaagatacaagaataaccgacccagaatagatctggtcgagacagactcggactaatccggtctggaatccggtcaaccgggccagggaccgggtcggccggtctggcgtccggtcgaccgggcggcaaccggaaacttcgcaacttcccggttgttgcccggtacgatgcatcatatccggttggcggccggttggcgaccggtcaaccgggctggggaccgggctggccggtctggggcccggccggaccgggttctggaccggcctggacgtcgtcttctcctcacgcgcatgcctcccgctcctccctcgcgcgaccatgagatatcttcatgtccagctccatgtccagcttcacgtccatcttgacgtccgtcttcatgtccagctgctcctctactcctcgtgcgacgctcgtctcctcttgatacctgatgatacataagtaataggatttaggcaagtataaagttctcatcaatcaaagtaccgtttagaaacaagttcacctgttgtttaagtagcttcgcacgagcccttgtaattggtccaatccgaacttcatcggatttgagcttcacagcaggttcatcttcatttgtcaatgacggaggtagtggtgtagtagagatgtcctcatcactttATCTCTGTCATCGAGACAAAAGAGACATATTTTTCATCTCCTCCATGTAGGTCCCAAGACGTTGTCGGCAATGATGAGAAAACGTTTGGCAAAGTTTATCCAAAAACGGACCCAGGCCGTGTTGGGCGTTCTCTAGGCATGTTGAACGGAGTGTGATAGGCATTGCGGTCGAATTTCGGCTTCACCACGACGCGTCTATTTGGACCAAAAAAATCATGGTTACAGAAGATGTGGTGATTGGACATCGGATATCTCGAAGAGGAACTAAAGTAGACCGTACTAAGATAGAGACAATAGGGAAGTTGCCATACCCAAAGATACTAAAGATATAAGAAGTTTACTTTTAAGAATttaaaattatgtgtgatgctagtgattatgCAGTTGGTGTTATTCTTGGCCAACATATACTATGCTAGAAAATCAGTTGATGGTGCTCAAAGAAACTATGCTACTACTAAAAAAGAACTTCTACTGTTATATTTGTatgtgataagattagatcttacaTTGTTGATTTTAAAGTAACAATACACACAGATCATTCAGCTATTCAATATCTTATAaataagaaagatgctaagcctaaaCTTATTAGATAGGTTCTTTTACTACACGAATTTAACTTACATATTGTTGATAGAAAATGTGAAGATTATAATTTTGTGACTGATCATTTATCTAGAATCGAAAACAAACATTGTTTTATAATTTGACATATTACTTTTGGGATGAATCTttcttatactccctccattcctggATATAGGGTGTATAGTTTTTTGAGGAAAAAATCCAAATTATAAGGTTTATTGTGTTGCACAACTTGTCTGAACATTTTTTTTTAAGGATTTGattatgttttgttcttttttaAAACTCTATTTTCTCACATCAATTTCGTAGAGGTAATCCCGCCTAAACCCGATGTATGTTTTTCCTCACCTTGCGTTCTTTAATattcgtgccaaaaactatacaccttatatctagaAATAGAGGGAGTATAAGAAAAGTGTAGATGGCATGATTAGAGGGCGTGTACCTGAGCATGAACAACATGCACAAGACAATGCCATCGTAGTCCATATGTAGGTCATCATGCTGTAGATAGAACTGCAACGAGGTATTACAATCAAGTTTTTGTCAGCCACTTTACATCAGGATTGTATTGAGCTtgttgaatcatgtgatgcatgcCAAAGAGTATGAAACATTAGGAGAAGATATGAGATGCCTATGAACTATGCTTTACCACTGGAACCTTTTGATATTTGGGGCTTTGATTTTATGGGATCTTTCCAAGAGTCAATCAAATATACTCACATTTTAATTGCAGTAGACTATGTTATTAAATGGGTGGAAGTAATTTAAACCAAGAGCGTTGATCATGCTACACCAATAAAAATATTTaaggacattatttttcctaggtttgtaCTTCCAAATTTTTTAATTACTGATGATGCTTCTCATTTTTTAAATTCAGCTTTTAGGAAAATTTTATCAACTATGGTGTAACTCATAGAGTCGTTTCAGCCTACCATCCTCAATCTAGTGGTCAAGTTGAATTAAATAATAAAGATCTTAACCTCATCTTGCAAACGACAGTTAATGAATCTAGAACTGATTGACCAAAGAAAATTAATGATGATGTATGGGCATATATAACTACTTTAAAAATATTATAGGTATGTGCCCTTAAAAAATGGTTTATGAAAAATCTTGTCATCTTTCAATAGAGTTAGAACACAAAGTTTATTGGACAGTTCAACTATTAAACTTTGATTTTAAAACTGCTGAAGAAGAGAGAATCCTAAACACGAGCTTACTAGATGAGTAGAGGAATGACGCTTCCGAAAGTGATAGGTCATTTaaagaaaaatttaaatttggcaTGATAAGAaatcattaaaagagaatttaatgaggGGGTCAAGTTGTATTGTTCAACTCTCATTTCAAGTTTTCTGCATGAAAGTTAAAATCGAAATGAGAAGGTCCGAAGGTGATACAAGAGGTTTACCGTTCCATAGACATTCGACTTCAAGGAGATATGAGAGGTAAACCATATGTTGTTAACGGGAAATATCTTAAACATTATATTGCAGGTCAAAAGTTTGTGGGACTAGTGGAAGAATTGCATCTCCAGAGTTCCGAAAAGGTAATCGCAAAGAAGTTCACCTAGCCAGAAACTCAGAAATCAATAAAAGGTAATTCGTCGGTTCGTAAATGTGTCGGAAAGTCTGGAAATTTCTAGATCATTTTTACGGAAAATATGTTGTGTACCAAAAGGATTCGATGATAGAGTCGTGAAGGAGGAGAATGTCTACGTGGCGCGGCTAGATACCCTGTTTTGCCTCTATTTCGTCCCTAGAATCCCTTGCTTATCTAAAAACCTTTTATATATATAATCCTTCTTGTCAATCTAATCTCGCATCAAGTCTTTTCGAGGTAAACATTGTTTTTGAGTTTCTATCTTCCATATTCTCTTCAAGGCAAGTGCATGTCTTACATGGGGGAGCATGCCACGAGGGTATTTCCTTCATGGGGAAGAGGATCTACCCATGGTTAAACAATATATGAGGAAGAATGGAATATAAACAACTGCCTCCAGAAGCAGATCGGTAAGGAAGGAATTTTGACCATGGAGCGGATGGAGTCAAAGGCTGAAGCAACTATCAACCGCCTCAAGAAGGAGATCGGTAAGGAAGAATCACACTCACTAGGTTCCCGTAGATTCATCAAATTGTTGCAGGAGTTGGAAGAAGCAATAGATGATAAGAGGGGTGTAAAGACGCCTCTCTATCTGCACGGAAACAATTGAGAAGCTTAGAGGGAACATCAAGGTATACAAGGTTTGGGTTAACACACTAATAATCCCCAGGTGTAGGGAATCACCATAGTACAATTCTAAATAattgagtgtcgaacccatgaggagctgaaggtaaactatatattctctaaagccctataacccagtTATATGGCCTTTCATGCAAAGCAATGAACTAGAATATGTAAGGTACTTTTTACTATAACTAGAAAATTGTAAAGTGCTGAAAGTGAATAAAGTAAGTAACTATTGCAAGTAGAGTAAAGACTATAAAGATaaaagcaagtaaagtaaaataaagtaactCAAGCGAGCAAGTGTTTAGGAAAATTGTTATTTTATTTGTTTGGTTTCAGAATTAGTAAAGCAAATAGATAGTTCTTTTATTGTTttcataattagtgaagcatataGTGCTAGAATCTCGAGTTGCATTGTCATAATCATATGTATGATGGCCAGGGTCCTCTTGCCCAGCTTGATAACGAGCTGCATGCATATTTCCTCGCTATGAAGGCGGAAATCCACGTAGAACTTCAAAATGATCTTTGTCGAGGGTCTATGGAGGCTCAAAGGAGACAACAAGACGATTTTATTTAAATTATATGAgttacttagtttatttttatcatTCCTTATTGTAAAACTATTTATGTATGTGCTACACTATTTGTTTGTGTGATAAATTGTTTATATCTATGATACACTAATTATTTTGCAAACACATTTAAAATTAAGAAAAAATGATAATACATAGCCGAACGGTTATTTTGTAGAAATCTGTTGGGcagaggcgttaaaaaaagcaccTCGCACCAGTGCCTCAAACAGCCGTCCGATGCATGTTATTTTCCTTTTCAAATAATCATTAGCAGAGCATCATAAGTTCCTCCGCTCCTCGATCGCCTAGCGCGACCCTAGGGCGGAACCCTAGATCCGCCTCTACccacctcccctctcctccctcccctgcCACCACCGGCCTGCTCCACCGGGCAAGGCCTGCGCGGTGTCGGCAGCGGCAGGCCTTCTTTACCCGGCGTGAGGGGAGTTGTGCGGGGCGGCGTCATCCTTGGAGGCGGTGTTGTTCGGCGGAGGTCAGCGGGGCCTGGCGTTGCGGCGGTCGGCGAGCTGCGGTAGGGAAggccttgcacacgttgaggcggCGGGGGGAGATGCAGTGGTTTTTGCAAGCCTGCGACCCGGGTGGAAGCGGCGGCGGATGTCTCCTTGTCTGTGTGTctgtggtgtgtgtgtgtgtgtgtgtgtgtgtgttgcgtgTGGTATGCCCAAGCAATGGCTACTGGCCGGCCTGGCCGTGGGcgccggtggaggcacgaggtcgACGACGGATCTCGAGGTTTCGACCTGGGATCTGTTCGGTGTGGCTCGACCTGCTGCTGGAGATGCCACCTTGGCGTGCACAGATGGTCAGATCTGGCCGATGGGAGGTAGGTTCAGCCGGCTTGGACCGACAGTGCTAATTTGGTGGGTTCCTGTGAGGTCCGGTGGCGCGGATGTCTTCGTTGTGCGCCGGCTTTTGAGGGTTTGGGAAGAAGGGTTGTGCCAGCACAGTCTAGGGTGACTCTCTGCTGCCGGGACTAGAGCAGTGGCTCCATCGGTCCTCCTCTTCTCTCCCATGATTTCTCTCATCAGCGTCGCCTGAGCGACTGCTCTGTCCTAACCTTCACTCGTCCCACATTCGGCCTTCTTTGGTCCATCGAGGAATAGGTCCCAACTTTCGGATTTCCCAGTGCTTCTCTGGTGATGTGGTATCATGGTGGGTGTTCGATGATGTCCCCGCTCGTGGAGTGGCTGGTGTGGGTTTGAAGTCGACGACTCGGGTGAAAGCCATGGCCGGTCTGTCTAGAGCCGATGACGGTGATGCTCTTGGGCGCCAttatcctccttggaggcgtcttcGTGAGCCTCGGCTTTGGCCCCCATCACAGTCGGATGTCTCTTGATTGATCGAGCAACGGTGCCACCTTGGTGTCGCTCCCCTTCCTAAAGGCGTTGCTTCTGAGACTTCGGCGTTCTTTTGCTTTCATTATGTGGTCAGATGTGCCTGGCGTCTGCACTTGGGTAGTCGGTTGGTGGGGATTCCGGTGGTGTTCGCCGGCGGCACCCTCCGTTCTTTATTTGTTCGAAACGAAGACTTCAAGGCTTCAAGTTTTTATCTTTGTTTAGTGTAGTCGTGCTCCTCTTGTTTGGGTGTCATTTTGCTCTGCTTTGTGCTTATATTGTAAGCTGGTAACCCCAACATCGTGTGTGCTCGAGACGTGTTGTACTCCTGGCCGGCTaagggctttgttaattcaaaatcGGGCTCCTTGAGCCTTCTGTTTTTATCAGCATCATAACTTATGGACTACGGAGTATTATTCCTTCCTTGCCACTTAAAACAAGCATATATTTGGTGGAAAGAGAGGTAAAAGTGAAAGACAGGGTTTGCTCTGTTAGCGAGATCAGAATGCCATCTTGTGTTGATCATTCATCACAGTTTGCTCTTTTAGTTCGAAATCGCAAGGCCATCTTGTGCCTCTTTTCCGCTTCCTTTGTGTGAATTGACGTGCATACGAAGTTATCGATAAAGGAATGTtgtaatttgtctaaatttagatgagaCAGAGATAGTATAAAATTCCTGTATAATTTTGGTGCAACTCCCAGGAAAAGCAATTGTTTCACCCCTCCCTATCATCAACCACGtacaattttttttcctttgcctTTCAATGCTCACAGGAAGAGGCCAGAGCAACTCTCGTGTGAAGAAAAGAAGTGACTCTAGCGCACAAGCTAGTACTTCTAGCCAGTAGACTTTTTACCAGTAGTGCTGCCCAGCTTGCTCTCTGCTCTTCTTCTCACTCACACTCTCACACACAACAGACACAAACCCCAGGCGCACCGTCACCTTCCCCTGTGCTTCTGCCATGgctcgcctcctccctctcctcctcctcctcgccgcctccaccGCCTACTCCCAGTCTccggccgccgcgcccgcctcctcctccaacaccgtcgccgtcgcccagtCCCCCACCGCCGCCTCACCGACCACCTCAGCCACCCCAGGCCCTTCCTCCAAAAACCCCATCTCCATCTCACCCGCATCGCCTCCCTCCCACTCCAGCACCAAGCTCACcgccccagccgccgccgcccccctccAGGCCACAGCTCCACCAACACTCCCACCGCCCACGCCCTCCCCCGTCAGCTCCCCGCCGCCCACATTGCCGTCCCCCGCCACCGCGCCGGCAGCGTCTCCCCCAGCGCCGGCGCCCGTCACCGCCGCGCCCACATTGGCCCCGCCGGTGGCCGCGCCTGCTCTCTCCCCTCCAGCGCTCGCCCCCGCGTCGGCATTGCCGACGTCCCCTCCGGCCCTCGCGCCGGcgcccgtcgtcgtcgccgccccgGCTCCCGCGCCTAGCAAGAAGCCCAAGACCAAGAAGCACGTGGCCCCAGCCGGTGCCCCCCTCTCCGCCGCTTCGTCGCCGTCCACCGGCGGCCTCGCCCCGGGTCCCGGCCCCTCCGCCGCCGACATGTCGGTACGTGCACCTACACCATTTACTGCACGCTCCACGTAGTACAGACGAATCCGTTCGGTCGGATTCCAAACCCGGCGCTCCAAACCGGATTTGATGGCCTGCACCTCACGCCCGCCTTACCTAGGGCCCACCCGTCAGTGAGCGCGCGTCCAGTCAACAAGACCACACGTGGCAGATTTTATGTGTTTTTTTTGTTGCTCCTCGTCTCACTGCGACCTGTGCTCCACTTGCAGGGCGACGCGGCGCGAGACCACAAGGCTGCCGGAGTCGCAGTGCTGTTGCTGGTTCTTGTCTCGCTGACGCTGGGCCCGGCGTTGGCCTGAGGATGGCCGGTGGGTCGCCGGTCCGACAgtccgtccaccgccgccgttacTCTCGCCGCCACTGTTATTACCGCTACTATTACTACCGTTGGTGCCACTGTTCCTGCTGCTATTCCACTGATTTTTGCTTGGACCTGTAAACTGCATTTGATCTGTAGCACGCTACTATTGTTACTTCCTTCTCATGATTATTAGTATTGTCTTGTTACCATGATCCGTAGATCATTATTACTCCTAGCTTGTTACTGTTGCCTCGCTATGGATGCTTTGGCCCTGGTTTGCAAGATTATGAGTCACTTGCAAGTGGGTCCCACTTGTCGAAGCGCCGTTCACGGCCAGTTATTTCTACTATGATCTTGCAGCCTGATTGTTATTATCGTTGTGAATTACCTGATGAGTGCTCTACAATGATCTTGCAGCCTGATTGTTATTACTGTTGTGAATTATGTGTTGAGTGCTATGCGTCTGAATGTGGTCTATGGATCCACATTTCACCATACAGATAGATCTTTCCTCTTAAATCTACAGGTTGTTTGGTTGCCTGGTGTTGTTTGCAGACACAGTTTTCCTTGTTCTTTGCAACCAGTCACCCTGGAGTGCCTTGAAGCAAAATGCTAATTCAAATGTGATTGCGCTTGGCAACTCTTGCAATTCGCTTCCAGCTAGTTCTTTGACGCCTTGTTAGTACTTTTGTTGGGACCTGCTTGGGAAGTTTTGGGAACATTTTGTAGATAAaaaaatgaaactaaaataccgcCAACCAAGAAACTACCATTTACTTTCATCGCTCATGGCTGTGCCCTAATAGATTGCGCTATTTAATCGTACGGCAATCTTAAATTCGACAAATCAGGTTTCACTCATCCTCCAGTTTGAAACAACCGTTGGAACATGGGACTTCACACAAGAGAGTACAAATAACAGCTACACTCTACCCTATCATGGGACTTCACACAAGACTATGCAACAAGGAGAAGACACCAATGTCTGCCAAAGAAAAAGGCACAAAAGCTGGAAAAGCTCTTCTTTTGGGGCAGCTGGCAGTGTAGGCTGCCCATGCCACAATGCTACTAGTGCACACACGAATCTAAGCAGTCTTGCTGTTATTTTACCTGGTATCCTAGACCCACGCCCCAGACCAAATCACAATGGTGAACAGAGCTTCAGGTTCAAACAGTTCCTTGCTTGTGATGGGTGCAAAGGATCTTGGGAACAATCTGTAGATTTCCGCTTCCTTTTCTTCTTGGGGAATCTGATCTTCCATCCTTATTGATGACCAAATTATGTCCAAAAGTGCAACGAGATTCTTGTCCAGAAACATCAACTTACCTAGAGATGAGATATTGGCTGGGGATTGGTTTGATTATATATACACACAATATATGTACAAAAAGAAAGCAAAGCATTGAACCTGGGAATGCATCCCACATTTGGTTCTCTTTCTAAAAGATGTAACGAGATTCTTGTCCTCAGTCTATGTGCCTGGAAAGAAAATTTCATCTTCTTTTCACTATCTACCCTCCTCTTGAAGACACAACACTAGCTCACGGCACCGTTGGTTGCATGATTCAGCCTTTGGGGGTGGTGCTGAGGCTCATCCGAGCCGTCGGAGAAGATGTCCACCGGTGCATTGGTGAACCTGaaactgttcaagttactcatctTCGGTTGCGTGCCGTGCCTGTGCTTGTCGAGGTATACAACCACGACTGTGATGTCGTCATGGAAATGCCGCCTGATCCCTCTCTCGACCCGTTGCATGTCGGCGTATCTCATCTCCCTCTTCCTCGCGGCTTCGGATATAGCCGCCCTCACCAGACGCTTTGCTATTCCCTGAGCACATTTTCCACACAAAATATATCAGTCTATGCATAAAGGAACAACTTACAATGGTTCCGCGTGACTGGGTTTAAGTAAACTTGGCTTACCGCTCTTGGATTCTTGAAGACGATATCGACCGCTGCTTTGTCAGTGAGCTGCTCCCACAGACCATCCGATGCGAATATTACGAAGAGGTCCTGCTGTTGTATCTGGCGTACTTTGATCGATGGCTCGGCTGTTATGACGGCCCGCTTCAGTGAAACAGGACACACATGTTGCTGGAATAGAGGGTCTCTGGAAAGTTCAGGCTTCTTCAGATACACGTCCCCAATTGATCTGGAAACCTGAAAGTGAAAGCATCAGGGAAATGATGTCCATTTTGGCCAAAGAGTGGCTCATGATTGTTACTATATATAAATAAAAGCAGGTTTATTGTCTTGAACTGCTTTTGAAGTTTTTAAGGAACATTATAAAGCAGAGTGATGATTATTCATGCAGGCAACTGGTGACATCTTTTCTTactcattgggccgcggtgaagcgaATTCTACGCTACGTCTgtggtaccatgggctacggcCTGTCACTGCATGCTTCGCCCTCGACGTCGACCGACCTCGTTGCCTACTCGGACGCGGACTGGGCAGGATGCCCGGATACGCGGCGCTCCACGAGCGGCTACTGtgtctacctcggctcgtcgctcgtctcttggtcctccaagaggcagcccaccgtgtctcgctccagtgctgaggccgagtaccgcgctGTGGCTAACGCTGTGGCTGAGTGCACGTGGCTTCGCTAGCTTCTGTCCGAGTTCTCTTGTCCCGTTGACAAGACTACGGTGGTTttctgcgacaacgtgtcggccgtctacctctccgccaaccccgttcatcatcgacgcaccaagcacatcgagttggacatccactttgttcgtgagcaagttgccctcggtcgcgttcgagttcttcacgtaccgacgtctcagcagtttgccgatatcatgacgaagggattgccgtccacgacttttcctgagtttcgctccagtctatgtgtcggtgccgacccttcgactgcggggggtgttggGTAACATGTTGTACTAGGTATATGTCCCCGTGTTttgtcagggttgtacctgtaattgtacatgtgtcctcctatatatacatgagcaaCCGGTCCTATTGGtgatgtgcaatctccaataactctTCTACACTTAGATCATGCGGTGTACACCTAGATCGACTAACTATCTGCtttggaaaatacaaaaaaagaggagaaaataGCTTTAGCATATGGGTTTGCCACACTGCACAAGTAATTCTGGCTGCCGACTTTGTCGAACAGAATATATTATTGTGTTCGTATTAGATCAAGGAGTGGTTTGCAAAAGAACACTGGAATCTATATTATGATATGAGAACAGATGCATCGGTGTATGTTGAACATGAAACCAATCAAGGCAGGAGGATAGCCTTTATCCGAGTAACAAATTCAGGGTCTCATGACATAAAGCTAGCACATGAGAGATCAGCATGCAACTTTGCTAGAACCTTCGAGTGCTTATCAATTTCAGGATGGATTCTAAAGCGATGATCAAACGTGGCCAATGAAGAGACTAGGACCAGGCCATCTAACTATGTTGAGGCTCTCTGGGTTTGTTTTGCGGCATGACATTTTGAACTGTCTTGCGGAAATGCTATCCTTTTTTCTGGCATGGTAATTAACTACTAACAAATGTTGAAGACCATAGTCTCTGAAATAAAGCTATAATAGCAATGAATAAAACTGTACCATTAGAATACAAACTTTCATGATCAATGATAGGTACCTGAATAATGCCTTTAATCCGCCAAACTCCCTTGGCCAAGACGACTATACGCGGATCATCACGATGCTGCTCGCTGACCTCCTTCCGCACCTCCTCGTCGGCGACATTGTGGTCCTTGGATAGCCTCTCAGCCACTACCCCACGGCCATTAGGTCCTCTGTGGCCAAGGACAGCTCTGGAATCGCCCAAATTGGCGACATACAGGGCATTGTCGGCGATTACTCCGACGAGGCAGCATGAGCCGGCCGTGGCGATCTTTGGGCGTCTTAACCATGAACCCTTGACTAGTTGCACGAACTCCTCTTCCGTAGCACGGAacgccttcttgatcgaatctgcCGACATGCCTCCTTGCTCGGATGAGAACTCTGTCATGGTTCAGATAGAGCATTACACTGTTTAGCTGTCTTAAATGTGTGTTACAGAAAATATTCAGAATTAAAAGTGCGTAGAAAATAGCATGTCATTTGGTTCAAAACTCATTGGTTACTTTGACAAGCATGTGTAGAAAGTACATAAAGGATTTGTAATCCAAATCAGCAAATTTACACCAAGTGTAAGCTAAATCTGAACGAAAATGCACGGGTAAGATCGAGCAATTAAGCGATTTGGTCATGGGTGTATTCGGCGAGTAAATGGAGTTAATTTTAGCGGCGCACTCACTGTGGAGGTGCgggaagaggcgggaggagagGAAGCGCGAGGCCTCGGGCCCGCCGTGGCCGTCGTACACCCCGACGAAGGTGAGCGCCGGCGAGGTCACCACCTGGCCCTGGTCCTCCAGCCTCTCGTTCGCCTGCGCCACGGCGATGGAGTACTCCCCGGAGGCGTGCGGCTTCAGCTCCGCGTGCCACAGCAGcccgtccccgccgccgccgtcaccgctaCCGCCACCGCCGCAGCCGCAGGCGCTGCGGCCAAGGCAGcgctccgccggacgcgccagcCAACGCAGCATCGCGGGCCTCTCTTCCTTCTATCCCTTTCCGGCCCCGAATTCCTCGCCAAGATCGCCGtgccctcctcctccttccgcAATGGCAGCTCCAAAAATCTCGCAAACAAGATGGCAGCTTCCTCCACGACCTCCACCGAAATTTCTCCCCAAGATCGAAGCTTTCACCTCGCCACCATCCACACGGCGCGGATTCGCTTGCTTCCTCCCACCAAACAACCCCAAAACCATCGATCAATCCAGTTCTTATCCCTTCTTTTTCTCCTATGCTATTGTTAGATCGCTCCACAGCGAAGCTTTTCCCTTGGCAGTTGGCAGTTGGGAGCAGTTCCATTAAAAGAGTGGAGACGGCGCACCGTCGGATTCGGCGCCAGAGACACGTGGACGTACTGCCCTTGCCATCGGACGCTGACAAGTCAACGCGTCCGCATCTTGTGGGCCCAGCCTGGTGGTGATGATCGTGTGTCGACCGGCAGGTCGTATAAGAAGGGTCAAAGTCAGGAAGACCTATCTATCCAGCCAAGTCAAAGTATATTTAGGGCATGTGTAATGGGTGCCACGTTTTAGCTGAGGTTTCAGAGACCTCGGAATTTTAGAAATCGGGAAATGTTTATTTTTAAAGCTTTAATATTTTTCTAAGGATACATGTAAATGTGTTCTACATATCTGTATTTTTTTAAGTAACATAACACTAATTTGCTAGCTACAAAAGGGATAAATTGTGTGGTTCCAAAAGGGCAAAACATTAACTATAAATCGCATTGCGTATTTTTTTATATCTTGTGTAGGTAACACTTCAAAAGGTGTCCGCAAGAAATTTTGTATGTGCATGGATACTTTTTTCAGTTTTTTTGTTTCAGATTCAAGGAGCTCGCTAGAGCTTGGGAACTATTTCTACTTTTCTATGTGCAATGGTACCATCTAATCCATGCAATATACAAAAATCATATTTAATGGTACCATCTTATAGAAATATATTTGATTCCTCTTAGGTAAGAGATGACCCAAAATCTTCTAAGACCTATAAGGTCCCTTGGAATATGGAGTTGTGGTTGTCCTCGTAGCTTGCCGTGGTAGGGGCCTAGTGTCACTGGGATGGGTGTGGGTCGCTTGACCGCCATAGAGCACACACCGGCTAGTTTGCTCACGACCCCCATCAAGGAAGGCCAGCAAAGCAAGTCTGCATGAATCCCGCATGCCTCCGCATCCAACACAAAGCTCTCTCTACCATCTTCGCAAGCAGGGGCCGACGATAGCGACAAGGACGACGGGGGGGGGGCGTGATCTATTGTAGGAGATACATCAATGT encodes:
- the LOC124653900 gene encoding probable protein phosphatase 2C 78; the encoded protein is MLRWLARPAERCLGRSACGCGGGGSGDGGGGDGLLWHAELKPHASGEYSIAVAQANERLEDQGQVVTSPALTFVGVYDGHGGPEASRFLSSRLFPHLHKFSSEQGGMSADSIKKAFRATEEEFVQLVKGSWLRRPKIATAGSCCLVGVIADNALYVANLGDSRAVLGHRGPNGRGVVAERLSKDHNVADEEVRKEVSEQHRDDPRIVVLAKGVWRIKGIIQVSRSIGDVYLKKPELSRDPLFQQHVCPVSLKRAVITAEPSIKVRQIQQQDLFVIFASDGLWEQLTDKAAVDIVFKNPRAGIAKRLVRAAISEAARKREMRYADMQRVERGIRRHFHDDITVVVVYLDKHRHGTQPKMSNLNSFRFTNAPVDIFSDGSDEPQHHPQRLNHATNGAVS